The segment CTGATTGGCGGCGGCCAGGAGGCACTGGCACTGGCGGAACGCTTCGCTGGTCTCGGTAGCGATCTTTGCGTGTTCGGTGACGCACGAATGCCGGCGCTGGAAGCGCTGTGCGGGCGAGAAGGTTGGGAAGTGGCCGATACATTATTGCCAGTGCCTGCGCCGAGCCAGCTATGGCTGGTGGCTACGGGGAGTGTCGGGCGTGATCGAGGCATCTTGCGTCACGCACGTGAGCAGCAGGTGATGGTCTTTGCGCCACGCCATCCCAGCGATTCCAGTGTACGTTTGCCACCTCGTCTGGTGGCGGGAGAAGCAGTGTTGCCTGTGAAGGAAAGCGATAATTTCACCGGTACGCGTGGCCAGGTAGCGCTGGTGAGTGCTGGGCCGGGTGATCCGGAGCTGTTGACGCTCAAGGCATTACGTCACCTTCAGCAGGCGGATGTCATTATCCACGACCGTCTGGTGAGCCACGAGATTCTGGCGTTAGCTAACCCCCAGGCACGTCGGCTTTATGTGGGCAAGGCGCGCAGTGATCACAGCGTGCCTCAGGAAGGCATCAATCAGGCGTTGGTAGATTACGCGCGTGCTGGTCACCGAGTCGTGCGCCTCAAGGGTGGCGATGCCTTTATCTTTGGCCGAGGAGGGGAAGAGCTGGAAACACTGGCCAGCGCGGGAATAAGTTTCGAGGTGGTGCCGGGGATTACCGCGGCTTCGGGCTGTGCGGCCTATGCCGGTATTCCACTGACGCACCGCGATCATGCGCAGTCAGTGCGCTTCGTCACGGGTCATTTGAAAGATGGCAGCTGTGATCTTGACTGGGAGTCGCTGGCACGTCCGGCGCAGACGCTCGTGTTCTACATGGGTCTGGGCAGTCTAACGCTGATCTGCGAGCAGTTGATGGCCAATGGCTTGGCTGCCACTACGCCGATTGCGTTAGTGGAGCAGGGCACCACTGCACGCCAGCGGGTACATGTGGCGACGCTGGCTGAGATGCCTGCACAGGTGGCTGGTAAAGGGCTTAAACCACCGACACTGATCATCGTTGGCGATGTGGTCAGCTTGCACGACTCGCTCAAATGGTTCTCTCCGACGGTTACCAGCAGTTTGGGTTGGGAAGACGGCAAGCACCCGACGCCACTTGCGCAGATGCAGACTGCCTAAGGCTGACAACCCGTTTCAGAGCTAATGTCTCAACGCCGTCACGGCTATTCAGCGTGGCGGCGCTTTGCGTTTTAGTGGTGCGACTTATCTCGGTCGTTATCTTCATTGTTGTTCATTCAATACTATTCACTTCGTCAAGCTGTCGTGCTTGGTTGTGTTTTCTTGGTCCAAGGTCGAGATGACGTGAGGTGGGATTGCGCCTATTGTTTCAAGCAATCGTTTGAATGTGCTGCGAGAAAGCATCGCCGCTGCCCCACTGTTTGCGAGGAGAGTTACATGGCCAAGTATCAGGCACCGCTCAAGGATTCACGCTTTATTCTCAACGAGGTGTTTGGCGCCGAGCAGGAGTGGGCTGGCATGGCCGCCACAGAGGAGGTGAATGCTGAACTGGCTGAAGCGATTCTCGAGGAAGGGGCGCGGGTCACGCAGGCCGAACTACTGCCACTTAATCTGAGTGGTGATGCTGAGGGTGCGCGTTTTGAGGCTGGCAAGGTCATCACGCCCAAAGGCTTCAAGGAAGCCTATCGTGTATTGGCCGAGGGTGGCTGGATGGGGTTGGGGGGTAACCCTGAATATGGTGGTCAGGGTATGCCCAAGATGCTGACCGTGGCCTTTGAGGAGATGCTTTACGCGACCAACACTAGCTTCGCGCTTTATCCTGCGCTGAATGCCGGTGCCTGTCTCGCGATGGACAGTCATGCGCCCGAATCCGTCAAACGCGTGTTTTTACCGCGTATGTACGCCGGTGACTGGCTCGGTACCATGTGCCTGACCGAGCCGCATTGTGGCACCGATCTTGGCTTGATTCGCACGCGTGCCGAGCCACTTGAGGGTGATGATGTTCTGCTGGGCTTACCGCGCTACCTGATTACCGGAAGCAAGATCTGGATTACCGGTGGTGAGCACGACATGGTCGATAATATCGTGCATCTGGTGCTGGCCAAGTTGCCGGATGCCCCCGCGGGTACGCGTGGTATCTCACTGTTTCTGGTTTCCAAGCATCTATTGGATGCCGCGGGAGAGCCAGCGGAAGCCAATGCGGTGACCTGTGGTTCCATCGAACACAAGATGGGTATCAAGGCCAGTGCGACCTGCGTGATGAACTTCGATGGCGCTGAGGGCGTATTGATCGGCGAGCCGCACCAGGGGTTGGCCGCGATGTTTACCATGATGAACTATGAGCGACTGTCTATTGGCTTGCAGGGGCTCGGGTTGGGCGAAGTGGCCTACCAGAGCGCAATGGACTTTGCCGCTGAGCGCCTGCAAAGCCGCGCGCCGAGTGGCGCTGTGGCTCCCGGTAAGCCGGCAGACCCGATTCTGGTGCATCCCGATGTCAGGCGCATGGCATTGGAAGTTCGCGTCTGGAACGAGACGGGGCGTGCCTTTGCGGTGCTCGTGGGCCAACAATTGGATCGCGTAAAATATCATGGCGATAGTGAGGTGAAGGCGGCGGCTGATGATCTTGTGCAGTTCTTGACCCCGGTGGCCAAGGCATTGCTGACGGATCGCGGCTTTGATGCGACCGTCATGGCTCAGCAGCTTTACGGCGGCAATGGCTATTGTGTCGAATGGGGGGCTGAGCAGTATGTACGCGATGCGCGTATCGCCATGATCTATGAGGGCACCAATGGAATCCAGGCGATGGATTTGGTGGGGCGTAAACTCTATCGTAATCGTGGTGCCTACGTGACCAGCTTTGCTGAAGTGGTGCGTGCCGAGTTGAGTGCACAGGATGATGATGTCGATACTCAGTGCTTTGCCGAGGCATGTCAGCAGGAGCTTGAGCGTCTGGAGCGTGTGTCAGACCAACTGATTGACCGCGCACAGGAAAATCCCGATGAACTGGGTGCTGCTGCCGGTGATTTTTTGTATCTGACCGGGCTCTGTATTTATAGCTATCTATGGCTGCGTATGGCGCGTGCCGCAGCGCGTGGGCTCAAGGAGGAGGGCGCCTGCGGTGATGGCTTCTACCGACGCAAGCTGGCGCTAGGGGACTACTTCATGAGTCGTATCCTGCCGCGTGCAGTAGCGTTGGAAGCACAGATTGCGGCGGGTGCTCCTTCCTTGATGGCCTTCAGTCTCGAGGATTTCACCCCAGAGCAATAAGGTAGGGCAGCCTGAGGGAGCCGTCATTCCGTCATGAAAATGCTCGTCGATATTTACACGTCGACGAGCATTTTCATGACAGGTGCTTTCTGTCTAGTGGGGCTCTGGCTAGTGGGGCTCTGGCTAGTGGGACTCTGGCTAGTGGGACGTAGGCGTATCTTGCTCCAACAACCAGTAGCGCAGAGTAGGGAATAGCTCAACGAGTACGAATAACGGGCCAATCAGTAGCTGGCGGATATCATCAAGGAACGCAGGCTTGCGACCCTCGATACGATGTCCAATGACTTGTCCCGCCCACGCCAATACGAAAAGCGCCAGCATCAAGGGCACGACTGGCCATTCGAGACCGAGCATGGCAAACATCACTGCCAGGCTTGCCAGTGTCCAGATCAGCATGACCCCCAATGCCCGTAGCGAGTAGCGCGCATAGAACACCAGTGCTGCCAGTGTCAGCACGCTGCCGGGTATCATCCAGACACCTAGTCCGGGTTCGCTGGACATCCCCTGTCCGCCGAGTAACCGCCACAGCAAAATGAGAGTCGCGGTAAAGATCAGCGGTACACATATCAGGTGGATGCGTACATTGTCGGGATGCTGGTGGCTGGCTGCGTAGTGGTCAAGTGCTTCAGGCAGGCGACGCCGAACGGCAGAAGACATCTGTGGATGTGAAAATGTGCTCATAAACGACCTCTGGGCCAATACCGAGAATGCCCCGCTCGCGGATGTGGCGCAGCAGGAGTTTTGGCGAGATGGCGTCAGGCGTGCTCAAGCAGTGGCATGTTTGGATAACATGCTCATATGGCGTAATCAGCTGGCAGTATTATCGACGTTCACGTCAATAGCATAGCTCAGCCCTCGAGTAAGGGTAGCGCGGGCTGAGCTATGGGGACCCCTCAGGCGGGTCTAGAGATGAAACATGCCGCAGGCTTCCGGCTGATGCACAATGGCGTCGATGCGAATGATATCGCTCTCGCCATCGTTCTCCGGCAAGCTGATGCTCTCTCCTATCGCCAGTCCCAGCAGAGCAATACCTAGCGGAGACATGATGCACAGTGGCAGGGCGGCCTCCTGTTTACGGGGCGCCGTTATGCTGCGGCTGATCTCCATCCGTTCTTCATGAAGAGGATCAGGATAATGCAGAATCCACTCGCTCTCGCCAGAGCGTGAACCGGAGAGTCGCAATTGGCTGCGCATGCTGACGCGGTTGGCGGGGAAGTCGTTGGGGGCAACGATTTCGGCCTGAATCAACCGGCTTTCCAGCCGGGTAGCGAGTTCGTCATCCTGTTGATGACTATCGATCAGACGCTGCAGGCGGTCAGCATCCAAGCGGTTGATGATCAGGCATTGCCGTGTCATCCGAGTTTTCCTTGTAAGCGAGTTGCAGAGGGTTATCCACTGCAAGACGGCGCCAATCCTGGCTTTCTTTCGAGTCATGGCAGAGTGTGCTGCCGGCATGGTGCATCTGCCAGCACGTTATCCGCTAATTTATCCTAGCGGCTTTTGTCTGTGGGCGGGAGTCGTCTGAAGCCGACAGCTGGCGGGTTGCTGTCATCTTTTCTCAACAGAGATCAATTCATGTCACTCCTGTGGATCTACCCTCTCGCGGCACTTGCAGAGATTGCCGGTTGCTTCAGTTTTTGGGCCTGGTGGAAGCTGGCGCGCAGTCCGCTGTGGCTCATTCCCGGCTTGATGAGCCTTGCTCTGTTTGCTTGGCTATTATCACTGGTAGACGTGAGTCAGGCTGGACGCGCCTTTGCCATTTATGGCGGCGCCTATATTGCGGTCTCCGTTATCTGGCTGTGGTTGGTGGAACATCAACTACCAAGCCGCTGGGATATTCTTGGGTCTGCCATCTGTCTGCTGGGGAGTGTCATTATCGTCCTCGGTGCTCGAGGGCAGTGACACACGCTCCAGGATGATGGGCTTCTTGCGCGATAAGTATGAGAAAATTAATTATCGGTTATACTCGCTGGCAATGAATAACAATGATGCTTTTTAGATCAAATCACCGAGGCGCCAAGATGACGAGTGAATTACTGTGGGGAGTGGGCGGCCTCGTGGCCGGGATTACCATGGGGTTTCTTCTAGGGCGTTTTCGTCCGCGGCGCGATGAGTGGAATCAGGCAGTGGGCCCACTGATCTCTGCGTTGGCACAGGCAGAGCCGCGCGTGGCGCGTGGCGAGATGCTGGAGCTGGAATCAACACAGTTGGAGGCTTTCCGTCAGATAGCATCACGTGGTGACTTCTATAAGTTCAACAGCGGTATCGAGTACGTGAATCATCAGTTGGCTACCGCTCAGGCAGTACATCGCGATCGACAGCAGCAGCAAGCGCTCCTGGATAGTGCCTGTTTGAGTCTGGCCACGTTACAAAACAGGGTGCGTCGTCGCTGAGACCAAGGCGTGTCGAAGATGTTGTGCCACAACTGGAGAGCCCAGGGCTGGTAAATCGAGAACCGCTTAATCTGGAAATGATGAGGTCAAGGCGTATATAGAGGTAAGGCTTGGTAAGGACGAACAAAGCAGAAATGACTGGCAAGCAATGAGATTCGAAAGCAAGCAGTGGTAAAGCAGAGGTATTCTGAAGAGATAGTGCTGGGCCGTACGTCACTGCAATAGAGGATATTGCAGAGGATAAACCAGGTTGCGCGATGCATTACCTGAGAATCATCAGCGTTTTACTGCTGATGGTGCGGAAGGGGGGACTCGAACCCCCACACCTTACGGCACCAGAACCTAAATCTGGCGTGTCTACCAATTCCACCACTCCCGCTAGAAGCTGGTCAGTATTCTACCTACGATACCTTGCAAGTCAATCGCTTGACTGCATTGTTGGCCAATATTTTTTCCAATATCTCATGACAGTTCAGTCTTCTACCACTCACTCTTCTGCCACTCAGTCTTCAAGGACGTGCTCGCTTCGTGATTCCAGGCCACAGGGCAGCTGCAGATAGCTGGCAGCACGCTCGGCTGCATGTCGACTGTCGCTCATGTCGTCTCGCAACCAGGGCACTACTCCTAGACACGGGACTCTTAGCGTGCGTGATAGCGTTGCCATGTTGTCTTCACTGACTTCGATATCGGCTTCGAGATGATTGATGACATAGCCCGCTATTTCGAGGCCATCGCGCTCGATAGCTTCCAGCGTCAGGCGAGCATGATTGATACAGCCGAGTCTCAATCCCACCACTAGAATTACCGGCAACCCGAGTTGGATGGCCAGGTCAGAGAAGTCTTCCACATCGTTTAGGGGCACTCGCCATCCACCAGCGCCTTCCACCAACGTAAAGTCGCGCGATGCCGTGATCATCTGATGGCGGATATGCGTCTCTATGGCAGCCGCCTCAAGTACCACGCCGGCCTGACGCGCTGCGATATGTGGTGCTATGGCGGGAGCGAAGCGCCAAGGGTTGATGGCTTCATAATCCACTGGTGGTGTGCACTGTGCCTGTAATGACAGGGCATCGGCATTGACCAGCCCATCGTGATTCTCGAAGCAGTCCGACGCCACGGGCTTCAAGCCTTGAGTCGTAAGGCCACGCATACGTGCACGTGCCAATAACGCGCTGGCGATGAAGGTCTTGCCGATTTCGGTATCGGTACCGGTGACGAAAGCGGCGATACCATGACTGGTGGAGGAGGGAGAGGAGATACCCTGAAGGGACATTTTGTTGCCTTTATGCAAAGTTTATTCGTTTTTCGTTGCCGTAATTGACAGGTTTTTCGAGTATTAGTTCAATGACGCAATAGCTAACAGGTAACCCCTGTGTGGTGCGAAGTGTCTCATGGCGCGATCGAGCATGCTGTAACTCAGTGCGTAACAGACGGCGGCCAGTGGCCATTTGAGCGCCAATGCCCTTGATGGAGCCCATGACGCTAGCGAAGTCAGGATAATGAAAGACATGCTGCTGAGTACGCCATTGACAGGCAAGACCTATTGACGTCGCCAGCGTGTTGAGGCGCTCTGCAGAGGGAAAGTGGCGCACTGAATCATCGTTGCGTTGCCAGGCGTGCCGTATTTCGCGCAAGGTGCCAGGGCCAAGCGTATTGATAAAGGCCATAGCGCCCGGACGTAAGGTGCGAGCGAGTTCACTGAGCCATTTTTCTGGCCTGTCGCACCACTGCACGGCAAGGCTCGAAAATACGAGGTCGAGGCTGTTGCTTGCCAGTGGTAGTTGTTCGGCATCTCCACGTAACCAGCGAACCCCGTGATGGTCAGTGATGCACTCATGCGCGGCCTTCTGCAGCATGGCCATCGACAGATCCAGTCCCAGACAGTAGACGAGGGGGTAGCGCGCGGCTAGTGCACGGGTCCAGTGCCCCGGTCCACAGCCTAGATCCAGGACTCGAGAGTAAGCTGGCAGATGTGAAGGCAATGCCTCGAATAACGTGCGTGCCATCACGTGCTGTGCTTGCGCTAGCGTGATGTAGTCGGCAGCGCCACGATCGAAGGCCTGTGCAATACGAGTGCGTGCCGGCGGCAGAAGGTTGGGGGTGGCTTGCATGTCAGTGGCTCCCATTCTTGCCGGTACCACTCTGATTGCCGCCAGCTGCCATTCGCTTCAGCAGTGCTTCTGCTATCGCCTCATGATGGCTCACGGGTAGGCAGTGGCCACCATCAAACTCTGTCACATGATGGCCCTGCTCGCGTAATACCGCGGTCAAGCCAGGCGCTAGCAGTGGATCATGCTTGCCCAGCCAGAATTCCTCCTGCTGTGAAAGCGCCATGGTCCGGCTGGCGAGTTCAGCCAGTCCTGCTGACAACACCTTTGGCGAGTGACTCGTCTGTGTGCCGATCAGTGCGCGTAATTGCTTCAGGCAACCAGGGGCATCGGTCTCGCCACTTGCCTGCCAGCGAAGAAAATGTTGCCAGCTGGCCTCGGGCGAGCGAGTGAAGGCATTGGCGAAGGTCGTCAGCGTATCGGCTGGGAGAGCCGGAAATGTCGTCTGTATGTCTGATGGTGATGACTGCACGAAGTGCGGGCCCATCGCCAATGAGATTCTCGCACCAGGTTTTTGCTCTGCTGTCAGCGAAACTGTGAGTGCTTCGGCGCGCAGAGCACCCAGTGACCATCCTAGCCACAGGCTATGTGCGCCTCCCAATTCTGACAGCAGAGCTGTATTGGTTCTGGATGCTGGGTGCGGCCAATCTGGCGTCAGAATCTCGAGTGAATGGCCGTGAGGCAGTGGCGAAGCGTGAGCATCAAGGAGAGAAGTGAGGCTCGAGATCAGCGGCTGCCAAACGCGAGCATCGACTCCCCAGCCACTGAACAGCACCAGGCGTGTCATCGCGGACATGACGTCTCTCCCGCTGATTGCTGTTCTTGTGCAAGTATCTCGGCAAGCGCTTCCAGTAGCCTATCGACATCTTCTACTTGGTGAGATGCCGAGAAAGTACAGCGTAGACGTGACGTGCCTGGCGGTACCGTTGGTGGCCGAATGGCGGATACCAGGATGCCGCGCGATCTGAGTGCTCCGCTCCATGCCAGTGCGCGCGCCTCACTCCCCAATAACAGCGGTTGAATCGGTGTGAGTGGGCTATCGATAATGTCTATACCGGCAGAGGTATCTCCGGTGAGTCCCAGGGATAGCTCTCTCCCTGTGAACAGGCGTTGACAGCCTTTGCGAAACTGCTGGACACGTGCCTGCAAGTGCGCGCGCCGTTCGGGCTCACGCTCGACGATGTCGAGTGCTGCCAGAGTGGCAGCCGCAACATGCGGTGGTTGTGCCGTAGTGTAGATATAGGGTCGGGCCAATTGAATCAGGCTTTCGATCAGCGTCTCGCTGCCTGCCACGAAAGCACCAGCGCTACCGAGAGCCTTGCCCAGCGTACCGACTACTATCGGAACCTCCGCCAACGAGGTCTCACGACTGACTAGCCCCTCGCCCTGTTCTCCCAGCACGCCGATGCCATGAGCATCATCGATCATCAGCCAGGCATCGTGTCGTTGGCACAATGCGCTTAGACGCTGAATATCGGCACAGTCGCCATCCATGCTGAAGACGCCATCGCTGATCACCAGCCGGTCATCAGCGCGTGAGCGTTCTAGCTGGCGTTCGAGATCGGCAAGGTCACGATGATGATAGCGCCGTGAACTCACCGAGGTCGTGTTCGATGACGCCAGTCGTGCACCGTCCAGCAGGCTGGCGTGATTGAGGCGGTCATGGAATAGATCAAGCGTGCGCCCAGCCGCTCGGGAAGCGCTGGCCAAGGCATCGATGACGCCAAGGTTGGCCATGAAGCCGGTGGAGAACAGTAGCGCGCGTGGTCGGCCAGTGAGAGTGGCCAGTCGGTGCTCAAGTGCGTGATGTGACCGCTGATGACCATTCACCAGGTGCGCGCTACCACTGCCGACACCGTACTCACGAGCCGCCGCGCACGCTGCTTCAATTAATGCGGGATGCGCCGCAAGGCCGAGATAGTCGTTGGCTGCGAAATTGAGCAACTCTGACGTACTGTCATCGGCAGTGACGAGCCTGATGTGCACGCCCTGGGCCGAGTCGAGTGTCAGGCGCTGACGATAACGGTCAGTCTGCCTGCGAGTAGCGAGCAGGCTATCCAGGTGCGCGAAACTTGCCTCTGAGTGTTCACTCTGGGCTGAATCAATGGCGTCCACGATGGTTCAGACCACCATGCCGCATGGTTTACGTTCGCGAGCATGTCCATTGCCCGAGGCTGGAGTCGCTTCCTGCGTGGCGTCATAGAACAGACTGCCTTCCACGTTTGTGCGGGCTTGCGCTTCCATGGCGGCCTTGAGTGCGGCTTCACGCACCTCGTCACTGGCCACTTCGTCGCGCTTTTCAGGGTGCAGGCCGAGACGATTGAACAGCTCGCGGTCACGATTGGCCTGTGGGTTACCTGTCGTCAGCAGGCGCTCACCGTAGAAGATGGAATTGGCACCGGCGAGGAAGGCCAGTGCTTGAGTAGAGTCATCCATCTGTTCACGGCCGGCAGAGAGGCGTACATGGCTCTTTGGCATCATGATGCGCGCCACGGCGATGGCACGAATGAACTCGATCGGATCGAGGTCTTCCACATTTTCCAGTGGCGTACCCGCGACTTTGACCAACATGTTGATGGGCACGGATTCCGGTTGCGGTTGCAGGTTGGCTAGCTGACGTAATAGGCCTGCGCGGTCGGTGGTAGTCTCGCCCATGCCAAGAATGCCACCAGAGCACACCTTCATTCCCGCCTCACGTACACTCGCCAGTGTATCGAGACGTTCGCTATAACTGCGCGTCGTGATGATCTCACCATAATATTCCGGCGAGGTATCCAGGTTGTGGTTGTAGTAGTCAAGACCGGCATCGGCCAGCTTCCTGGCCTGCTGAGTGTCGACCATGCCTAGCGTCATACAGGTTTCCAGCCCCAGTGCTTTCACCTGACGCACCATCTCGGTAACGACTGCCAGATCACGTTCGCGTGGGCTCTTCCAGGCTGCACCCATGCAGAAGCGGCTAGCGCCGGCATCCTTGGCTGCCTGCGCCTGTTCGACCACCTTCTGAATCTCCATCAGTTTTTCTTTACCTAACCCAGTGTTGTAGTGACCAGACTGTGGGCAGTACTTGCAATCTTCGGGGCAGGCGCCGGTCTTGATGGAGAGCAGGGTGGATATCTGTACGGCATTTACGTCGAAATATTGACGATGTACTTGTTGTGCACGGAACAGCAGGTCATTGAAGGGCAAGGCAAGTAGCGCCTCTATCTCTGCGACGCCCCAGTCGTGGCGCACCGGTACATCAGCATCTGTACTGGTAAAGGTACGGGCTGCTGTGACGGCTGCTGTATTCGCAGCTTGCGTGTTCACGCGTGAGGCTTCTACGGTCATGAGATAGAGATCCTTCTTCAGGCAGGGCGAGGGCAGCGCAGATCTCTTGATCGGTCCTGTACATTGATCAAGAGGTCAACGTTCCTTGTTATCAAAGGTTGACTGAAATGATAGAGTTTTGGCGAATCCTGTCAACGTTAAGATATTTAAAAGTTGACCAGTGGCGGCTGTCACGGCCGTGTGCCTTTTGCTCGCGCCAGCAGACGGTCGATATCATGGAGGGAAGCCAGCTCTCGAGCGATGTGCGTTCGTCTGCGATCGTGAGCCACAGTGACTGGTGTGCCGACTGCGATACGATGATTGTCCGCAATCGTCATGCCTGCCCGTGCTGTGCTGAGCCCATGGCCTCTGCGGCGCTGAGTATGTCGCCCTGTGCACGTTGCCTTCTCGCACCACCCGCCTTTCAGCACACTTTTGCGCCGTTGCGCTATGAAGGGGTGGTGGCAGGATTGTTTCAGCGCTACAAGGACCAACATCAGCGACGTGCAGGTAGATTGCTGGGACAGCTGATGCAACGTGAACTGACACCTCTGTGTGAGGCATGGTTGTCGTCGCGTTCCGACGCGTCAGTGATTCTGGTACCGGCAGACAAGCGGCGGCAGCGATTGCGGGGACATGATCCGCTGGCGGGACTATGCAAAGGGTTGGGGGGAAAGGTGCGCAAGCATCAGCAGAAGACAGTCGCAAGACTGAGAAACGATGACTGCTCTCATGATGATCAGCGGCTGCGCGGGCGACGCGGACGTCTAAGCGCGCAGCGGGGGCGTTATGACATCATCGGCCCCTTGCCCGACAGCGTCATGCTGATTGATGACGTGATGACCAGTGGTGCGACGCTTGATAGCCTGGCCCTGGCATGTCGTCAGGCCGGTGCCCGGGAGGTAGTAGCCTGTGTATTGGCCCGTACGCCGCTATCGACAGCCGTCGCGGCACTACGGAGTTAACGTTTTTTCTCGTATTGCACCCGACTTGGTGATCAATCAGGGAGAAGACTGGCGGTGAGAGGGTCTAATCTCATAGCATGCAGGGTCCGGCAGCCGTTTGCTGGTCCATGCCCGAGGAATTGCCATGCCTATTGATCCTGTTTCACCTGCTACCTCGCAATCTTCCGGCACCTCGAGTGATATTGATGCGCTATCCAATGGTAATGCCTGGCCGACATCAACCGCTCAGGATGGCCCGGTGGACAAGCGTTTCCACCCTTTTGATGCACTGGCACCTGATCGTGTGGTCGCTGCTGTCGAGTCATTAGGATTCTGGTTGCCTGGTGAGCCTTTTGCGCTCAACAGCTACGAGAATCGTGTCTACCATCTGGCCGATGACGATCGTCGACGCTGGGTGGCCAAGTTTTATCGTCCTGAGCGCTGGAGCCGTGCACAGATTCTCGAAGAGCATGCCTTTCTGGCTGAGCTTGAGGATGCGGGTGTGCCCGGGGCTCCCGCCTGGGCGAATGCGGAGGGCGAAACCCTCCATCAATACGAAGGGTTTGATTTCGCGCTGTTTCCTCATGTCGTGGGGCGTGCACCAG is part of the Cobetia sp. L2A1 genome and harbors:
- the cobA gene encoding uroporphyrinogen-III C-methyltransferase, with protein sequence MEFLNLSCDPSRLQLCLIGGGQEALALAERFAGLGSDLCVFGDARMPALEALCGREGWEVADTLLPVPAPSQLWLVATGSVGRDRGILRHAREQQVMVFAPRHPSDSSVRLPPRLVAGEAVLPVKESDNFTGTRGQVALVSAGPGDPELLTLKALRHLQQADVIIHDRLVSHEILALANPQARRLYVGKARSDHSVPQEGINQALVDYARAGHRVVRLKGGDAFIFGRGGEELETLASAGISFEVVPGITAASGCAAYAGIPLTHRDHAQSVRFVTGHLKDGSCDLDWESLARPAQTLVFYMGLGSLTLICEQLMANGLAATTPIALVEQGTTARQRVHVATLAEMPAQVAGKGLKPPTLIIVGDVVSLHDSLKWFSPTVTSSLGWEDGKHPTPLAQMQTA
- a CDS encoding acyl-CoA dehydrogenase C-terminal domain-containing protein, which translates into the protein MAKYQAPLKDSRFILNEVFGAEQEWAGMAATEEVNAELAEAILEEGARVTQAELLPLNLSGDAEGARFEAGKVITPKGFKEAYRVLAEGGWMGLGGNPEYGGQGMPKMLTVAFEEMLYATNTSFALYPALNAGACLAMDSHAPESVKRVFLPRMYAGDWLGTMCLTEPHCGTDLGLIRTRAEPLEGDDVLLGLPRYLITGSKIWITGGEHDMVDNIVHLVLAKLPDAPAGTRGISLFLVSKHLLDAAGEPAEANAVTCGSIEHKMGIKASATCVMNFDGAEGVLIGEPHQGLAAMFTMMNYERLSIGLQGLGLGEVAYQSAMDFAAERLQSRAPSGAVAPGKPADPILVHPDVRRMALEVRVWNETGRAFAVLVGQQLDRVKYHGDSEVKAAADDLVQFLTPVAKALLTDRGFDATVMAQQLYGGNGYCVEWGAEQYVRDARIAMIYEGTNGIQAMDLVGRKLYRNRGAYVTSFAEVVRAELSAQDDDVDTQCFAEACQQELERLERVSDQLIDRAQENPDELGAAAGDFLYLTGLCIYSYLWLRMARAAARGLKEEGACGDGFYRRKLALGDYFMSRILPRAVALEAQIAAGAPSLMAFSLEDFTPEQ
- a CDS encoding Mpo1 family 2-hydroxy fatty acid dioxygenase; translation: MSTFSHPQMSSAVRRRLPEALDHYAASHQHPDNVRIHLICVPLIFTATLILLWRLLGGQGMSSEPGLGVWMIPGSVLTLAALVFYARYSLRALGVMLIWTLASLAVMFAMLGLEWPVVPLMLALFVLAWAGQVIGHRIEGRKPAFLDDIRQLLIGPLFVLVELFPTLRYWLLEQDTPTSH
- a CDS encoding nucleoside diphosphate kinase regulator (Regulates the synthesis of nucleoside triphosphates for nucleic acid synthesis, CTP for lipid synthesis, and GTP for protein elongation), yielding MTRQCLIINRLDADRLQRLIDSHQQDDELATRLESRLIQAEIVAPNDFPANRVSMRSQLRLSGSRSGESEWILHYPDPLHEERMEISRSITAPRKQEAALPLCIMSPLGIALLGLAIGESISLPENDGESDIIRIDAIVHQPEACGMFHL
- a CDS encoding YnfA family protein, which codes for MSLLWIYPLAALAEIAGCFSFWAWWKLARSPLWLIPGLMSLALFAWLLSLVDVSQAGRAFAIYGGAYIAVSVIWLWLVEHQLPSRWDILGSAICLLGSVIIVLGARGQ
- the bioD gene encoding dethiobiotin synthase; this translates as MSLQGISSPSSTSHGIAAFVTGTDTEIGKTFIASALLARARMRGLTTQGLKPVASDCFENHDGLVNADALSLQAQCTPPVDYEAINPWRFAPAIAPHIAARQAGVVLEAAAIETHIRHQMITASRDFTLVEGAGGWRVPLNDVEDFSDLAIQLGLPVILVVGLRLGCINHARLTLEAIERDGLEIAGYVINHLEADIEVSEDNMATLSRTLRVPCLGVVPWLRDDMSDSRHAAERAASYLQLPCGLESRSEHVLED
- a CDS encoding methyltransferase domain-containing protein, giving the protein MQATPNLLPPARTRIAQAFDRGAADYITLAQAQHVMARTLFEALPSHLPAYSRVLDLGCGPGHWTRALAARYPLVYCLGLDLSMAMLQKAAHECITDHHGVRWLRGDAEQLPLASNSLDLVFSSLAVQWCDRPEKWLSELARTLRPGAMAFINTLGPGTLREIRHAWQRNDDSVRHFPSAERLNTLATSIGLACQWRTQQHVFHYPDFASVMGSIKGIGAQMATGRRLLRTELQHARSRHETLRTTQGLPVSYCVIELILEKPVNYGNEKRINFA
- a CDS encoding alpha/beta fold hydrolase, with product MSAMTRLVLFSGWGVDARVWQPLISSLTSLLDAHASPLPHGHSLEILTPDWPHPASRTNTALLSELGGAHSLWLGWSLGALRAEALTVSLTAEQKPGARISLAMGPHFVQSSPSDIQTTFPALPADTLTTFANAFTRSPEASWQHFLRWQASGETDAPGCLKQLRALIGTQTSHSPKVLSAGLAELASRTMALSQQEEFWLGKHDPLLAPGLTAVLREQGHHVTEFDGGHCLPVSHHEAIAEALLKRMAAGGNQSGTGKNGSH
- the bioF gene encoding 8-amino-7-oxononanoate synthase, translated to MDAIDSAQSEHSEASFAHLDSLLATRRQTDRYRQRLTLDSAQGVHIRLVTADDSTSELLNFAANDYLGLAAHPALIEAACAAAREYGVGSGSAHLVNGHQRSHHALEHRLATLTGRPRALLFSTGFMANLGVIDALASASRAAGRTLDLFHDRLNHASLLDGARLASSNTTSVSSRRYHHRDLADLERQLERSRADDRLVISDGVFSMDGDCADIQRLSALCQRHDAWLMIDDAHGIGVLGEQGEGLVSRETSLAEVPIVVGTLGKALGSAGAFVAGSETLIESLIQLARPYIYTTAQPPHVAAATLAALDIVEREPERRAHLQARVQQFRKGCQRLFTGRELSLGLTGDTSAGIDIIDSPLTPIQPLLLGSEARALAWSGALRSRGILVSAIRPPTVPPGTSRLRCTFSASHQVEDVDRLLEALAEILAQEQQSAGETSCPR